DNA sequence from the Coffea arabica cultivar ET-39 chromosome 11c, Coffea Arabica ET-39 HiFi, whole genome shotgun sequence genome:
ATTCTTTTGCCtgctcatctttgcctgacataggaaatcatcttgcatatacattgatttttatatgaccaattttcatgcatcattctttcaccattgaattcaaatgaatgataaaccctaaggtttgtgcaaagataggggattcaatcatcagttACAGGGAGTAACATACAACAAAGCTACCACCTGGATTGGGTGACGTGGTAAATCCGTattttatcagtctcagaaATTGAAAGGTTTCAAGTTCGACTAAGGCAGACGCCGCCGAACCGAAgtaaaagcatcacaagactcatgtttacacggttctcaaggcaaaccggatcaaacaatggtggcaagtccattatttcttcttttcttgcaggaatgttgcatttacaaacaaaaaCAGCCACTCTCTTTTTGGCGCATAAATCAATGACAGACAAAGCCTCCCCAGTAAGCAAAGGATCGATGTTATTTGCAAAACTCAatcataagaaacaacatcagctCTCGCTTCAAtcacaaagatccaaatttctctcttggtacaaaagttgaactattctcaggtaaaaaactcaattcattgtttaaacttccccagtgaagtcccgtttaaattctgttcgggtcagtcccgttttaaattcctgttcgggtcagtcccttagggtcagtcccgttttaaattcctgttcgggtcagtcccgttttaaattctgttcgggtcagtcccgtttaaattctgttcgggtcagtcccgttttaaattcctgttcaggtcaatcccgttttaaattcctgttcgggtcagtcccgttttaaattcctgttcgggccagtccggttttaaatttctgctcgggtcagtcccgttttacattcatgttcgggtcagtcccgttttagaaTTCTTGTCCGTTCGGATCATTTTTGCAACCGAATAACACTGGtaaatatttggtgtctacttctttgtcttaagttttttcaaaactcagacaaagaggggcaaactgtagacaccaaaattttggttttgaattttatttatttagtttaatttttagatttatgtgtttcaattttaggtttattttggttGATTCCTGTTTTGTggctcttattttattttaattagtttacaagcttttattttatctactaatttcaaaaaaaaaaagagaaaaatgatgaaaaatgaaaaataatgaaaaataatgaaaaatgaaaagaaaaatgaaaaattgccatttttgctgtttattattcatttttatccGATGTTAATTAGATTGTtggttttcatttaattttattaccattttgttaaattacttcaaaaagaaaaaaagggaaaagaaggaaaaaagaaagaaaattagcattttgTTAGCATTTctgcatttatttttattttttattatttattattaggtaattagttatctatattaattagttttaaaaaaaaaatgtcgcggcatgcacgctgcaattttttgcagcgtgcaaaggacatTCACAGAAGACCATCGGAGGGCTAGATTTTACAGGAGTAACAAGCCCCTCATCCTCATcgttgaggtgagggtttaggaggtTGGGGAGatgatataaaaggaaaaagaaagcagcAGCCGCAAGGGAGTTGGGGAGAGAGTGGGACGAATAGAGAGCTAAGGTAAGGATGCAATCTGAGAAGGGAGAGAGCAGAGGAAGTTTGGGGGGTGTTGAGGAAAGAAAGCATCGACTGACGGCtggaaaattaaaaaagagtgaCGGCCACAAATctgcaaaacaaaaagaaagtaggaacaaccgagagagagagctggggtTTGATGGGTTTGAGGAGATAAAAACTGGAAGAAAAAGCCAGGGTCTTTGGAAGTAGAGAGCCGGAAAGAGTGACTAAGGAAAAGAGAACCGTGAGTGGAATAGAGAGAGGGGGTGAGATTGACGGCTGGAAAGGGAAAAAGGTTTGGCTGTGAGAGAAATCTGGAAGAGAAAGATCCAGAAGGAAGAGACTCAGGAACTGCAGCGCCTTCACTCGCAGGAAGTTACTTCCACCGACCTTCAAAGCTGCTTCTTTTGCTGACCAAGTATACGAAACTTTACTCACTCCCTCAAAGTTCCATTTCATGTTGTTTTCTTTCCCCAAAATCTGTGCTTAGATGGAGGTTTTGGGATGGTGGCTAGGTGCGTATGATAGGGTATAAATTTGTTGCAAGTTTTAtgcttttgctgcattttcttttctgccGCACCTGGCAGTTGTTGATAATAGTTGGATGATGATTTGTCGGGCCTTATCTTACAAATGTTAGGAAGTTATAATATTAGAGGATTTGGGATAGTAAATGGGGGGTTCCGTGGGGCTGATTTCGCATAAACATGCTTGACATGAgtgagaaaacaaagaaagtttCCAGCTTTACGTGATTTGCATCAGAATTTTTTGTGAGAGAAAGTATTGTTGTTCATGTTCTGTTTCCTAGTGGGCTGGTATGAGGATCATAGCATCTGGGTTTGGTTAGAAATGTCAGTAGGGCTTGTTTGATTCGCTTCGTACAGATATCTAGCTGAATGATGAAGTTGCGGCAATGTTACaattagaaaatgcagaaatgtTTGTGATGGTTGTGATTTGTTTCTGGTTTGTTTGGGTCAGAAATTAGCATGAATGTAGAGCATTTTTTATGTACTTTGAGTCCGAAAACTCATGGTATGATATTGCTGAAATTGCCAAATATCTAGGAGTTGTGCacttcaaaaaggaaaaaacgcaGCAAGgaagctgctgcattttttttttttcctgccaTGTTTCCTTTCCCTTAATTACTAGTTGAGTTTCGCACTTCAGTTTCATGTTTTATCTTGTGTTGGGGGAGGAAATGGAAGGTTGGGTGTTAAGTTTATATGTTTGAAAATCTTAAACACTTGAACTATAACCAAGTACTTGCTGGAAATGCATTTCAACTTGCTGAACCAGAAACTCACGGCCttgtccttttgttttcttgctttttgGTTCCAAGCTCTGGTATTTTGGTTTAGATGAAGATTCAATCGTATCTTTTCTTGGTTTGCTTGCATGAATGTGTCTAAGTGCATAGGGAAATTGCTTGAGAATGGTTGCggatgaaaagaaaagtttctggCAGTGGCGGAAGCTTGTTTTCACAATTAGCTTGCATGAAAGACTTCTAAGAATTGTTTTGTTAAGAGGATTGTGTTTCTGTGACTGCATTTTGCTACTTGTTTAGATGTTAAAATGGTGCATTTCGTTGCTTGGATTCTTGATGTTTGGGCTGGGAAAGTTGCGCTGTGAGCTCATGAAGCTGCagcagaaaaattgcagaagtaaaGAAGGCTGCTTCAGCCTTCGTTGCATGCAATTGCATGAATAATTTTCAGAAAATTTGccctttggccccccaagtcttcCTTTGTTGCATTATGGCCCAACTACATTCCAATCtcttgcaattgagtcctaaAGTATTTGCATTTGAGCCATtacttgcctttttctttgctcttagacccttgaagttcctaaaaatgtttAATTAGGCTTGAATGCTTGGTTAATGTTCGCAATTTGTTCCTTGGCAACCTCAATTTTTCCACTCGATTGtttgtttgctttcatttgtttaggtggtacttaatgcaagagtttaagaactttgtgtccaaatgagcttgtgttcgcctatcttcttgaattttctgaaataaattggctttggcctttttcttgctcttggactttcaaagtttctaaaatgtttcaattggttttgaatggttgattaatgcttgcatttgAGTCCTTGGTggatccctttattggaaactatgtattgtttgatttcatttaaattgcaattaggagagatttggtgactttgttatactttactatttgaggtaccgtgacatttttattgttttgaagccatttttctttcatttagaCATCATTCAaaaggggcggtataatttcttttatccctttttgtgtctctcctatgtgaaccaacgtgctacgtgagaaatacatgtctactttgcttttctagcctttctttaattcctttcatttatgtcatttacttttgcttttttacttaagttattctttatggggtatgtgtacacctcttggcttgtaatagtaagggatttagttattttattccttttcccccttttagattgtagtagggtctccctgatgtaatagatagggctttgagGAGCATTCAacgaagacctatcgaagtcatgtgcctagctagcaaatgtaatagttagggctttaattgtcttatgtgtcttgcatgcttagttgctacgtgttaatttgctttgttagggccttgcatctagtcgagcatgctaaatgttatgtgctatgtgtttatgagtgtttggcatgtctactcgctttccatagccatgaatgaatgtgatggatgaatgtacgtttccgctagtccaacgctagtcggaattcatagaatgggctagtccaacgctagacccttagggatttcccctcgttagtacatgtttgcatgttcattacatgtcatgcattctttttagttttatcattttgcatgccccttgaaccccttttccctccattttaggatttttgcattccatgttagttatagggttcatttgcttgagagtccccttaaatatgggatatagacgagtgtggctttttctaagccttagcacgcttgtattccctctataaaagggcaaattgagtcacgatttaggtctccccgtacccaatatgcatgaattccctaggctcatgcattttttccactctaccattttataccctcatcacactttcatttttcctcccattttgcacacgtgcacctttatgtttcttcacttacacacgaacacttttatcatcacttgcacacatgcactttatattatcatttcacataccataccttgcccgctcacgtgcacattttcatttacatatttattatttttttattactttttcaaactcatgttctcacattgcatacatgcattccattcatttgcatcccactctcattattcgtgacttcttcaaaggatcgttattgggcttcacaattaatgtgattggcactactcaacttttgaagagaaatttcccccaatacccctaggtctagggtttgcattcatgtagtgcatccaaatgtaataaattttttggttaaaacaagaaaatctttgattaaatcatgcaactagccttggctaggtcaaaggggtgccttggattttatccttgccttcccctttgtcaaatgtgactcccgaaccttttttctttggtttacgtggactaggagtcgtttaaaaggggtttcttactactttttcctattttttctttaaaaattcatttttaggtgacttggtacaccttaactcattaccaagtggcgactccaattttttatttcaaaaaaccctttttaaactataattttgggtcaaatcgtcgcattctcaaatccccatttagacccacttttttttttaaatcacaattcatttttcaatcacaaattgaatcaaaaaatacattttttaaaccatttatttatttatcaaaaaatggggcgcgacaattccTACAGAATAAAAGtatgaaagttaaaaaattcatcaaaatcagaaataaggcCACTgtaacaacaacaaaaacatcCAATCAATTACTTACACGAGACTTATTCTTTAGGCCATGAAGACTGCGGATCCAATCATTGCCGCAAAGCAACATTTGCACCATCTCAACCGACATAGAAGCTCGTCGATCATCAATTACTCTCCCTCCAGCGCTGAAGGTAGATTCTGAAGCCACAGTGGTAACAGGAACGGAGAGTATATCGGCAGCCATCCTCGACAAGATGGGAAATCTCAATCTTTCTCCTTTCCACCAACCTAAAACATCCAGATTTGCCCTTGCATCACAAGCATACCTACTTTCCTCTAAATAAACATCTAAATCTGATTTTTCTGGTGGAGCCCTATCAATTTCACTCACATGCatgtgaaacttttctttttcagttAAAACGGTGGGTGCAGTCATTTTCTATTTCTTACTAGAAGAAGTAGAACCTTCATTTTGTCTCCTTTTTATAACCTGCCTTTGTTGTTCAGAATGGGAAACAACATGACAATCAACATATGCATTGTAAAGCTCATAAAGAATGTCTCTAATCTCAGCCATGAATTTAGGAGCTACATCCTCACCATAAATCACCGAAAAAGCTGATTAATAAGGAACATTTTGTATCTCGGATCCAAAATTGCACCCAAAGATAGCAGCACATTACTTTCCCCCCAATACTTATCAAATTTAGCAGACATACTTCCAGCCATTGCCCGAATATGCTCAAAAGGATCAAGAGCTTTTTCATTTAAAAGCTCTTTAATCCTATAGAGCTCCACAAGAAAAATGTTACCTGTTGGATACTCAGACCCGGAAATCATATCAGTGATTTCATGAAATATTCCTAGAAATTTGCACACTTCTTCCACTTTCATCCACTCAAAATCAGTAGGAACATAGTGAAATCCAGGGTCTATGTCTGCATATCTTGGAAAGACATCCTTGAAGTCTAAACCTGAAGCTAACATCAAATAAGTGCTATACCACCTTGTTGGACAGTCCAAAATTAGTTTTCTAGAGGGCAACTGAAActgttttttaattttggcAAATTCAAGAAGCCTAGATTCTGAATTGTTCAAGTATTTTATCCCTTCTCTAACAACATCAATCACACCACCAAGTTGACCAAGACCATCTTGCACTAAGAGATTAAGTATATGTGCACAACATCTAACATGAAAAATTTTTTCCTCCAATACTTAATCTCTTTCTTAGAGAAAAATCCTCTCTAAGTCTCCTAATGCACACATCATTGTATGAAGCATTATCAACAGTTATGCTAGAAACCTTATTCTCAATCCCCCAATCAATGAAGCACTTACTTAGAGCATCAgctataataactctagtatGAGGAGGAGGaacattgcaaaaattcaatACACGTTTTTGAAGCACCCAATCAGAATCAATAAAATGACCAGTCACAACCatatattgaattttttgacCAGATTTCCACAAATCAGTTGTAATACTAATCCTACCAGCACCTTTCAACAATGATTTCAGCTTCCTTTTTTCAATTGTATAAGTACTCATACAATCTTCCTTAACAGTCTGCCGATTAATCTTTTTATAAAATGGAGAAACtgctttcatgaatttgttgaaAACTACATGCTCCATCATAGAAAAGGGGTACTCATGTGCAAGAATCATGTGTGATgcaagctctcttaccttggcATGATCATACGAGAATTTGTGATGGAAGTGATACCATCACTTCCACCTTCGGTGAATGAAAGCACTTGTTGCTTTTGTTTGCTTTGCTCCCTAATGGCCATCTTTCTTTGGAGGCAAGAAGTCAGGTGTCTCTTGTGCTGAGATGTGGCTCCGGTTGTACTCTTGGTGAAAAGCTCCTTGCAATGGTTGCACTTCACTTTGACCGTCCCATTATCTAGCACTACTTCAGTCATTTCATCCCATATGCTGgattttttcttcctttgctttTTCTCAAAAGGACCAGCTCCTCCATCTCCATCTACTTGCTGTCCTCCTTCATTGCCATCATCTTCTATTATTTCTATTTCTTCTTCACTCATCTCATCAGCTCTTTCTTCGTTGTAATTCAATTATTCCACGTCTTCATTATTTTGCTCCATCGTAGGACTTGATGATGAGCCTTGAAATGAGTTGAATGGAGAGCTGTACATTCCTTAATCAAAAACATTTAATAACCAATACAGATTCTGATTagttaaaacagaaatttaGAATAACATTTCTAAGAAATAAGGTACAAAAGTAATAAAAcagatttcaaaaaataatgcCCACTTCAAGCTAATTTTAACATTTCTTTAACTTGTTCCTATCTCAATTCTCAAGCTTACATTCAGATTAATGAAATAACAGAGAAAAGCAATTAAAAACTCTtaaaatggcaatccaaacaagggaCAGTGATGAATTCCAGGGAAATACTGAATCCATAGTTCCAATTAGTTTGTGCATGGGGACAGTATAGTGGCATTTCTAGTAGACATTTATATTaaacaaggaaagaaatgaTATATCCATCTAAGAAATGTCAATTCCAATCAGCTCAAGAAAGGTAATATGTGTGAAGTTCCCAGGTTGAAGGTTGTCTCTTTCTTTCTGACCTGTGGAGTTGATAGCTAGTAAGTTAAAGGGTCAAGTAAGCGATCTTGAATTGGAACCCACAAGAAAGTGATAAATGTATAAATAACCCACAAGAAAGTGATAAAGATATAATAATATTAGGGtcaatgattaaaaaatatttgcTAATCGAATTATTCCTTAGATTCTGAATTGACAAATGACAAATGAATCTTCCTTTTTTAAGGAGTAAAACTGAAAAGGGCAGAGAATAATCTAGGTGCGAGGCGCCAATCAAATGTTGAAAGAACCTATCTGTTCAACTATCCAAGATGGATGGTAGACATTTATTCACATGCTAAGGCCATAATTAATCATAATAAAAGGGCTTTTAATAGTCAATTTGCTGCATAAAAATCCACCTTATAATTACAGAATATTAAGGAAAAGAATTCACCTTATACTTAGAATCTCTCTTGATGAAGTGCATAAGATGCCATATTCTAGGACAAAGAAGTTGATTCTTAAAAATGCAGAGAACCAAAGCTTCAAAATAGAATGAAAAAAATCAGTTTATGATGCTAACTAGACTCTTTGATTTTAATAACTTTTACTATACTACGAATAGAACTATATATGTTTACACATACATATACAGTACGGCCTTCAACCCACATTTGTCTCTGAGACTCATACCTGACTCCACTCAAAGTGCCCTTAGCTAAAGGTTTTCTCAAAAGATTAATGTTTCTTCTAAAtgtgtttcaattttaggtagCCATGTAAATACTATATGTATGCCTCTGTGATTTATGTCAATTTCACTCTAAACATTTTAAAGCTTGGGATCCTCCTCAAAACACCAGAGTATCTTAATCTATAACTAACATGGTCTTAATTGGTTGGGCAGAAAACAATCACAAGCATAAAATGTAATTATCCTACTCATGTTAGGGGTTAgcatttttgtattttcagAGACCCTATCCAAAGTTACTCCCCCAATTCAAAGAATTTCAGACTCTCTTGCAATTACTCATGCACTGTTAAGCTGCATCTGTATATTAGCATAACACCAGAGAAGCCTAAGCAGTATGTCTCTCATAATATAACATAAAAAGGTTTGCTGATACACAACAAAGTCACTTAGTACCTGCAATTCACTAAAACTTTTGCACGAAGAGTACTTTAAAGTATCAAGATGTCACTAATTTTAACCACGGCAAATAATTATCAAAACATCAAGGCTACGATAAAAAACCATCAAGGCTACTTACCAGAATGCAGTGAATCGGGGTATGGTAGAGGGCCTTGGCGGCTGGCTCTACCGAGATGGCTCCGTATGGCGCTGCTCCGTATGGTGGCTACGGCTGTGGAACGGGAAAGAGATGATAgaaagggaaaataaaaaattagggaTGGCGCCTGGCGGTGAGAATGAAGTCTGCGGGATACGGCGTGAGAATGGAGGCTACGGGGTGCGGCGGTGTGAGAATGGCGGCTGTGGCTGTGGAATGGGAAAATAGTTGACAGAAAGGGGAAATCAAAAAATTAGGGATGGCGCCTGGTGGTGAGAATGGAGGCTGAGGGATGCGGCGTGAGAATGGAGGTTGAGGGATGCGGCGTGCGGTGGTGTGAGAATGGAGGCTGCGGGGTGAGTCGGGTGACGGCTGTAGGAGGAGAAAACGAAAGACCAAAAGAGGAAAGAATGAATTAGGGCTACAGACAGACGGATGGGAGATGCCTTTGAGTCTTTGACTAGATTACCATTTACCACATACACGTGGAAATGACGAAAATGCCCTTATTTTTCGAGCCTACCGGGCTTAAACGAGCCGAGCCCTACTCGGCTCGTATATTAAACGAGTACCTATTAGAGCTCAAGCTCAGCTCGTTTCTCTCTGttaacgagccgagccgagCTCTTATCGAGCCGGGTCGAGCTCGGCTCGCGAGCTGCCCGgttcgattaacagctctaaCAAGTTATTataattgacttgatatacttgtacttgatttgtaagtgctgaacggcagcatgtaccacactcaatatgagtaggaggtgcctctcattcccatctccgtacttttatttttattcagtcgattggagatgataTCTCATCGatttcttggggacccaaaccccactggctagttaatcgagtcgatcttggtcaattagataacgaaccatgggtatctagtgttgtcgagtagAGTGTTCTCTcgtcgactaatcggtatactcaagtattaccaccagtgtttattgtggagttcgggcccggtaaggggtttggttggtggacggagattggagttaagtggtgcattactggactagttactttacttaaaagttgacggagagtcaactaatacttgatcaagctctggtgaagaaataggaatttggctcctgagagccatctgtatccttatacattGATTGTTATTAGAAATGTTATTGTtcttttggaaaacaaaaagagtttTAACTCGCTCATCTTGACATTTGccatttgaagtgttattgttcactttcatgaacttgttatgctcgctattttgctacgtgatatttgtacttttcaataatggtcaacttgctatttggaacctcaatggacttttaactcattccacaccatttgttttccttacagggggtacgagcgaggcgtgagactagtacaggctagcgtagtctagtagtttttgaattttatgattgtactcgcactagtgctcgattaggacTGAATGTATCTGAAACTCACATCTTTTGATATATGTGGGATTGTACGAATGTTTGAAACagaaatgaatgaacatgtatgtttcaagtttggaaACTGGTATTTCTTTTCCCCTTGAGGTTATAATCTGTTATATctgaagtgagtgagtgagtcctagcgaAAGCTAGGCAGGTGACCCACCGAACCCTGCGatacaccctagggggaggtggggccgtcacagaaggtatcagagccatttcgcgtggtctctgcgcggagtgagcttgggctaagtGGTGTTATGATCCTAATTTCGTGAATGGGTATAAAGGATTAAGTACTCTTTTGAACATAAGTTACGAATCATGAAATGTTCTAGgtttaaacctttatcatggtacttTGGGGACAATAGTTAGGTATGTCAgataggaatctctaatatgggtgatttactcttgggaccggccggctcgagttgtgaattgtcttattgtggattcttgtacttgggtaccAAATAGTAGAGAgcgctagaataagggtctgtattttgattgcacttgaggtgagttttgatggcaaaggtTAAGTCGTGGACGATTCTAACATTTGACCTAGTCATTGGACTGATCAAGGGGATTGGATCTCAGAgtgttatcatggacgaatCTAGCAATCGTCTAACTAGGGTTTATATAGAAGGTGTCCAGGTGATAGAGTACGCTGATAAATTTGCTCGAAAGATCTGTTTCCTTCTACGACTGTGAGGatttgataagtgtttatttcttgtTAAACTTCCCTAGCATATTAGTGTAGCCTTTACGTGGTAAGATTTTCTCTCTAGGTAAGCTTGTTGTAGTACTATGAGTAAGAGAAAGTCACTTGAGAGTTGGAGGAAAGTTCtatagtgtgacagccccaccttcccctgaggcgaaccaaagggttcggtggaccgcctgcccagctctcgccgggacttagtcgttcactcacacaaaacataaatagaaccacaaggaaaaaaaaaacaaaacgaggatccaaaatttaaaacaaaacttatatacatagatatctcagaaggaagtacaaccgtcaataaacagaggttctcaattcaccatacaaccagcccgtgctaAGCACTAGAGCGAGAACCATtagaaaagaaaaccaagagctagacccagctagtctataccggctctcgtccttgctcgccttcccctgttaaggaaaacaaactaaaggggtgagttataagctcagtgaggttccgaacacataggcaacaagaagttcaatgcattcattacatgttaccaataattcaaatacaaaagaaagcgataaacaccattaaaaggatacgcgctcacaaggagccattcgttcattcattctcccttCGTTCCCtcataccttcaatcatttgaaaatgcatttgtatataagtaaaaccctcattcattcattcgttcattcattcattcattcattcaccaggctccaccaacctccaccaacctacaaggtaatactcgagtataccaaaacattcacccaggtccctaatcgcccgaccgagttcgcttttggctcgagacgaccggtaacaaggggcagtggccagttcagccaaaaggcttacattcatgcgcaattaacatttcaatcattcaatcattgaaaatttcacaatcatttaggctaagtgcgataaagtacacacttgcctcgaaaactcgttttggcaatcattgaaaacatttaacatgttatcaatcactcatacaagccatataatcatgaaacataacaaacaaggaacactcacctatacacgcaaaataa
Encoded proteins:
- the LOC113715918 gene encoding zinc finger BED domain-containing protein RICESLEEPER 2-like, translated to MSEEEIEIIEDDGNEGGQQVDGDGGAGPFEKKQRKKKSSIWDEMTEVVLDNGTVKVKCNHCKELFTKSTTGATSQHKRHLTSCLQRKMAIREQSKQKQQVLSFTEGGSDGITSITNSLFNKFMKAVSPFYKKINRQTVKEDCMSTYTIEKRKLKSLLKGAGRISITTDLWKSGQKIQYMVVTGHFIDSDWVLQKRVLNFCNVPPPHTRVIIADALSKCFIDWGIENKVSSITVDNASYNDVCIRRLREDFSLRKRLMQDGLGQLGGVIDVVREGIKYLNNSESRLLEFAKIKKQFQLPSRKLILDCPTRWYSTYLMLASGLDFKDVFPRYADIDPGFHYVPTDFEWMKVEEVCKFLGIFHEITDMISGSEYPTGNIFLVELYRIKELLNEKALDPFEHIRAMAGTFSVIYGEDVAPKFMAEIRDILYELYNAYVDCHVVSHSEQQRQVIKRRQNEGSTSSSKK
- the LOC113715917 gene encoding zinc finger BED domain-containing protein RICESLEEPER 2-like encodes the protein MTAPTVLTEKEKFHMHVSEIDRAPPEKSDLDVYLEESRYACDARANLDVLGWWKGERLRFPILSRMAADILSVPVTTVASESTFSAGGRVIDDRRASMSVEMVQMLLCGNDWIRSLHGLKNKSRELSRPIF